DNA from Prosthecobacter fusiformis:
GAGGCAACGAGGGTTTATTGTTTCGATTCGCTTAACAATCAGGATTTACGTTACTAATTAGAATTTGCAGGGGTGTCGAGTTGTGGCGATTATAGGATATGGTGTTTTCTTCTCAGCAGAATCAGCCCTTCGCTCAGCCAAGGAAGGCGAGCAAACGTGCGTTGTTAGCCGTCTTTTTCTGTGTACTCACTTGCATCACGGGGCATGCTCAGACGCTCAATTTGATCAGTGCTGATATCACCTATAGCATTCAAGGCGACTACACTCCTTCGGGATCGCCTGCTGAAAATATCAATTATGGCAGCACCTTGAATCTTCTGACTCAGCCTAACTTTGAATTTTCAGTTTCACCCTGGGGCGGTAGCATGGCCGTAGATTTTGACTTCGTAGGGGGCTCATCCACCGGTTTTTCGTTTAGCTTTCTGGGTCTATCTGGATTCGGAATTGGGAATTCAGCCTCCTATGATGTCTCGGCTGCCACCAGCTTCAATTACTCCATTCTATTTGAACTGGATTCCGCAGCACTGCTGGATTTAGGCATGAGCTACACAGGGTATACCAATTCTATGGCCTATTCTCCCCTCAGTCCGGGCAGAGACGCTTCGGTAACATTCGAATACTTCGGAACGAACGGGTGGGAAGTTTTGGCCTCTCATGACGGAACCTCATACATTACCCAAGCCGTGGACTTTTACCAGACCGTCGGCCCGGGCACTTACCGGCTTAGTGGCACTGGCCTTGCCCATGCAGGCGTTCTCGATGCGAATTCCAGCGTCAATATCTCCCCTGCACCCGTGCCTGAGCCTAGTGCGCTGCTGCTTCTGGGAATCACTGGCTGGCTAGTCGTGAACCGACGCAGCCGTTCCAGCAAATACCATGCATAACAAAAAGGCCGACGATTTCTCGTCGGCCTAAGTGGGGGAGGGAATAAGGTATTAAACCACCACGCAATGCACGCGGCTGATGCCTTCGATAGATTCCAGCTCGGCGATAACGGCCTGGCTTGGGGTTGAATCCAGGGTCAGCAGGGTCAGGGCGGTACCGCCTTCTTTGTTCCGGCTTAGGGACATGTCCGCGATGTTGATCTTGTGCTTGCCGAGGATCGTCGAGTAAGCGGCGATCATGCCGGGGCGGTCCTGGTTTTCGATCAGCAGCAGTGTGCCTTCGGGACGGGTTTCAATGTGACGGCCATTGACCTTGACGATGCGCGGCTCACCGGCAAAGAAGGTGCCGGCGATGCTGGCAGTTTCAGTTCCGTTGGAGGCCTGGACTTCGATCAGGTCGGTGAATTCGCTGGCGTCCGGCACGCGGCTTTCGGTGGTGCGCAGGCCCAGGCCTTCGGCCACGCCGTTAGCATTGATGTAGTTTACCTGCTCGGCACCGACAGCGCGTTCCAGGAAACCTTTGAGCACGGAGCGTGAAATGAGCGTGGTGTCTCCTGTTCCTACTTTGCCGCTGTAATTGATGCTGACGACATTGGAACGAGCAGGCGCGAACTGGGAAAGCAGGCGGCCGAGCAGTTCACCAAATTTGAGGAAGGGCCCCAGGTCGGCGAGTGTCTTCGGATCCACGTTGGGCATGTTAACCGCATTGACCACGGTGCCCTGAAGCAGGTGCGCCTTGATCACTTCGGCAATCTCAATACCCACGTTTTCCTGGGCTTCTTCAGTGGAAGCACCCAGGTGCGGGGTGAAGACGGTATTCGGAGCCTTCAGCAACGGATAGTCCGCAGGTGGCGGCTCGACTTCGAAGACGTCCAGAGCAGCACCGGCGATGGTACCGTTGGTCAGGGCCTCAGCCAGGGCGGCATCATCAATCAGACCACCACGGGCGCAGTTAATGATACGGCAGCTTTTCTTGAGCGAGGCCAGACGCTTCGCATTGATCATGTGCTTGGTCTCTGGTGTCAGAGGCATGTGCATCGTGATGTAGTCTGCCTGCACGATGGCGGCATCCAGGTCTTCACACAGTTCCACGCCCAGGCTTTCGGCGCGGTTCTTGGAAAGATAAGGGTCATAGGCCACCACACGCATGCCAAAGGCCTTGGCGCGCTTGGCGAATTCGGCTCCAATGCGGCCCATGCCGAGGACGACGAGGGTCTTACCATAGACTTCGGTACCCTGGAAGTTTTTGCGGTCCCACTTGCCGCTGACGATGGTCGCGTGGGCCTGGGGAGTCTTGCGGGAAAGAGCCATCATCAGGGTGAAGGCCTGCTCTGCCGTGGAAATCGTATTGCCACCGGGGGTATTCATGACCACCACGCCGCGCTTGCTAGCGACTGGGACATCAATGTTATCCACGCCGACGCCTGCACGGCCGACGACTTTGAGAAGAGGGGCTGCGTCGAGGACTTTGGAAGTCACTTTGGCACCGCTGCGGACGATGATCGCATGGGCGTCACGGGAGGCTTCCACCATGGCGTCTTCCGCCTTTAGGTCCATGTTCACCTCGACGGAAAAGGACGGCTCCGCTTTGAGGAGATCGATACCTTTGCTCGAAATAGGGTCGTTGTTACCGGCGATGAGAATCTTGAACTGCTGGGCCATAGGGGCGTTCAAGGTAGGCGGCTTTGCCAGGGAGGCAAGCGAGAGGTGAATCTCACGAAGGAATCCCACAGGGCGTCACTGGATGGCAGATGCCTTAAGCCGCTTACTTCCTTCCCGTGCCGTAATTGGGATGCCTTTTGTCGTGGCGGACAGACAGGATGCGCACACGATCTGCATGGACGCGATAGAAGATCGAGTATGGAAAGCGTTTAACATGAGCTTTCCGCCTGCCTGCACTCGCTTGAGGGAATGCGAGTGGGTTGATGAGATGGCATCCAATACCTGCGCAACCATTGCGAAAAACTCATCACCGAGGCCGTCTTTTCGTTCGTCATACCACGCACAGGCATCATCTACCTCCCTTTGCACAACATGGTGATACGTCAGTTTCACTTGGGAAGTCGAGATGCAAAGTGGGCCATGAAATCTTCATGGCTCATGTGAGCAGAAGCGTCCTGGTCAAGCTCCGCCTCACGTTGATTGAGCAATGTTTCGAACTCTTCATCCCCTTCGTGCTGCGCCGATCGTGTGGATTCCCAAAGATTGGAAGCCAGACGGCAGCGTTCACTGAACCCTAACTGCAACGCGGCGGACATCACGGATTCATAGGTGGCGCTCATGGATAAAAAGAACCTCAAAATGCCGGGCAAGCAACCTTGTTTTGTACCCCGGCAAAGAATGGCCCGCCTCCCTTTTTAGGGGGGCGGGCCAGAAGCGTTCGGTTCGATCAGTGTTGCCTATTTCACCACGGGGCGGAGGACGATGTTGCGGTAGTCCACGTTGGTGTGGTCGCCCTGGAGGAAGAGGGGGCCGGGTTTGAATTCGTCGCTGGTTAGGGCACCGCCGGTGCAGCCGAGGACGGGCTGGTTATCAATGATGTTTTTGCCATTGAGGATCACGGTCAGGTGGCGGTCCACGAGGGTGATGTCCATCGTCTGCCATTCACCAATCGGCTTTTCAGCGGCGACGGATGGGGTGATGCGGCTGTAGAGGCCGCCCATGTTATGCGGGTCCAGGGGCTTGCCGTAGGACTCAGCGACTTGGACTTCGTAAATGCCGCGGAGGTAGATGCCGCTATTGCTGTTTTTCTGGGTGCGGACTTCGAGCTTGAGGTTGAAGTCTTCGAATTCGGCGTCGGTGCGGAGGTTGCCGAAGTGCTTGTCCTTTTCTTTAACCACACGGTTGATCAGGGTGCCGTCTTCGACGCTCCAGCCGCTGAGGTCATCCGGCTTGATCAAGCGCCAGCCGGTGAGGTCCTTGCCATTGAACAGGGTGACGGGTTCACCAAACTTGACCTTGGCGAGATCCGGTGTAGCCGGGATGGCGGGGATGCGTTTGCCGGTGAAGGAGCCTTGGCCGAAAGGCTTGCCATCGGGTTTGGTCTTCACGGTGCTGCCGGTGAGGGTATCGCCGGAAACTTTGATGGTGAGGGTTTCCGTGGTGGTCGGGGCATCTGGCTTGTCTTTGGGCTTGGAGATGCGGGTGATGAGGAGGCTATCCCCTTCCAGTTTGGTGGTCTGTGTGGGGACCACGCTGCCGCCGCCCCAGAGGACGCTAGAGGAGAGGACACCTTCTTTTTCATCGACGCCGAGCCAGCCGGCACGGCCGCCGTCCAGGGTCAGAGCCCAGCGGCCCATGAAGGGGTTTTCAGCGGCCTGGGCAAAGGCGGTGAAGCCGAGGGTGGCCAGGAGAATAAGATGACGGCGTGAAGTGATCATAAAATGAAACGGGGTTGGAGTTCCTGGCAGATGAACTGATCAGGGGAGTAAAGAACAGATTATTTTTTCTGATCCTTCAGACAATCTTCATCCTGGGGGACGGCGGTGCCGGCTTGGTCCACGGGATGATTGAAGAGATAGTGCCAGACGGCTTCATGGAGGAACTCACCATTGGGGCCTTTAGCGGCGGCTTTGCCAGGGGTGACGGAGCTATGGGCCCGCTTGGCATCTCCTTTGACGTCGAAGTCCGTGGTCAGGCGGCGTGAGTTTGCAAAGGGCGGGGCGCTGCCATCCACTTCCACGATTGGGCCGAATTTATGCAGGCCTATCATTTCCCAGGAGCGGCAGTAGTGGTCGCCGCTCCAGCCGCCATCCAGAACGTGGCTGAAACCGAAGTAACGGTTTTCCGGTGTAGCGGAGGGGTAGCCCTGCCATTCGTCGAGCTGGTCACGCGGGCCGCAGAAGCAGACGACGCGACCCACTTTTTGATGCTTGGCAAAACGGGCAGAGCTGGTGGCCCCATGGGAGGCACCGGAGATGATGACCTTTTCCCAGTCGAGGCCATCGCCTTTTTCATTGAGGAACTGTTCCCATTTGCCCTGCGGATTTTCTTTGGCGAGGTATTTCACGAACTGAAAGGAGCGTTCCATCATGCTGTCCGGTTTTGGGATGGCGCAGAGGTCGGAGCTATCCACCCCGGTAGTCACTTCGAGGCGCATGTTGCCCAGGCTTTTGCCATCATCCCGACGCTCGTCCGGGATCATGCCAAACCATTTGTTCGCGTAGTGCACCTGGATGGCATGGATGCCATAGCTGTTCACCTTTTCAAACAAGGTGCCGTTGTAACCCATGAGCCAGATCATGAGTTTCCCCTGAGGGGCCACGCGTGTATCCACATTGGCATGCTCGATATCCTGCGGGGCTCCCTTTTTATCGGCGAATACAAACCCGATCTCCGGATGCTCCTTGGCCTCCGGATCAATCTCACTGGCGCGTTTAGTGATGTCATAACGTTGCGGGTTAGGATCATTAAACGCAGGGGCAGCGGCATGAGCCGAGAGCGCCAAGAAAGGCAGGAGAAGGAGGTATTTCATCGGTTGGGGTTGGGGCAGATCTGAATGGGGGAGGGACTACTTTTTCTTCGGTGGATTCAGCTCCTCGGAGGTCCACATGCCGACGCGGTCTTTGTATTGGGCGCGCAGCTTGGTGACGTCTTTCGGCTCGACCGGGGAGGCGTTGTGTTCCCATTCGCGACGGAGGTAGGTGACGACGCTGGCGATGTCATCATCGGTCAGATGGGGCAGAGGGGGCATGGCGAGGTTCCAGGTGCGGCCGCTGACCCTGACCGGACCGGCGAGGCCGTGAAGGACGATGCGGGTGGCGAACTCCGGCTTGCCGAGCACCCATTCGCTGTCCACGAGAGGTGGGGCCAGGCCATCAAGGCCATAGCCGTGAGGCTGGTGGCAGGCGGCGCAGAGACCGGCATAGATGACCTTTCCTTTTTCAAAACGTGCCTGCTGAGCTTCGTTAAGAGGAACGATTTTAGGTGGTTTGGGAGCGCCGGGTTTGCCTTCCCAGGCGAGGCGGCTGTCGATGCTGGCAAAATGAGAGGCGCTGCGGGTGGAGAGCAACTTTTTGAGCACGGCCAGAGATTCTGGTTCCTTGTCCAGCCAGAGCATTTTTGCTTTCACGGCAGACTTGGAGGAGCCGCTGGTGGTCGCGGAAAGTCCTTTTACAAGAATGGCCTGGGCGGCGCTGCCTTTCGGCAGGGATGCGGCCAGGGTGAGGGCGTTTTCAAAAGGCTGAGCCTTATTGGCCATGGCGATCAGATTGCCCAGCAGTTCCAGAACGGGGGAGGTGCTGGCCTTGTTATCATTGGTGGCCAGCTCGGCTACGAGTTTGGCAAAGGCATCTTCGCGCCCCCGAAGACCGGTCATAGCACCTTCTCGTGCGAGCAGATTGGATCCGGCACCGGAAGCGAGCAGCTTGGCCAGTGCGGCATCGGTATCCGGAAGGTTGATGGAGGACAGCTTGATGGCAAGCTGGGCACGTATAAGGGCATCGGTTTCGCTGGTCAGGGCCAGGAGTTCGGGGGCGAGGTCACGCCCGGCGAGGCGCACAGCGGCAGCTTTTAAACTGACATCGGTTTCCTTCAAGAGGCCGCGCAGGACATCCGGTGTAAGTGCGCCGAGACCATCGAGGGTCCACAGAGCATGAAGACGGGCGAGGGGCTTGGCGCTGGCGGATTGCAGCAGTTCGATGAGGGCCGGTGCGGCCTTGGCATCGGCGGATTCCACCAGGAGACGCTGAGCAGTGTCGCGGACCCAGCCGTTGGCGTGGCTGAGCATGGCGATGCGGTCTTCTGTTTCGGCAGGAACTTTGGTGGCTTTTACGGGGCTGTCGTTGTCCGGCACGATGCGCCAGATGCGGCCCATGTCATAGGGCTGGGCCAGCTTGCGGGCATCAATGTTAGCCAGCAAATAGTGGGTGAGGAAGCTGCTGTGCTGAATGATGCCGCGATACATGTCCACAATGTAAACAGAGCCATCCGGAGCATTGGTGGCCTGGACGGGGCGGAAGCGCTCGTCTGTGGAGGTCAGGAATTCGCGATCCTTTACGGCATGATTGGCGGTAACCATGCCGTCTTTTTCCGTGACGATCATGCGTTTGATGAGGTTGGCGGCAGGCTCGGGAATGAAGGCATTGCCATAGTAGGCTGGGGGGAAGGCTTCTCCGCGATAGATCAGCGCACCGCAGGTGGCGGTGGCCTTGGTCAGGGTGCCATCGGAGCGCAGGGTCTTGGCATCATAACCGCGGTTGACGCCCGGTGTCGCGTGGGAAGGCCACACGGTCTGGTCGATAGCGACCTTGGCATTCACACTGGTTGCATTGCGCAGCAGCGGGTTGCGGGAGAAGGCCTCCGTGGGCAGCAGGTCACAGCGCAGGAAGTCAGAGTTGTAGTTGAAATAAAGACGGCCCTGATCGTCCTGGCAGAGACCATACTGGCCACGGCCTAGGCCGGTATCCTTTTGCCAAACACCGCCGCGCAGGCGGAAGCGGCTGCTATAACCGGCGCTCCAGATGGCGTTATCCATGGCCCAGACGGGTGTATTGGCCATGTGCTCCGGCTGACCCCCGGCGGTACCGAAATCTGTGGCCACGATTTCCTTCAGGTCGGCCTTGCCGTCGCTATCGGTATCCTTGCAGAAATAAAGGTTAGGTGGAACTGCGACAAGGGCACCGCCATTGACGGCCATGACGGAGCGGGGCATGACGAGCTCGTCCAGAAAGACGGTGTCCTTGTCCATTTTACCGTCGCCATCGGTGTCTTCCAGCAGCTTGATGCGGCCAGTAGGTTCGTCTTCGGTGCTGCCTTCTTTATCACGCATGTAGCCGCGCATTTCCACGACATACAGGCGGCCCTGGTCATCGAAACTGATGGCGATGGGGGCTTCGATCATCGGCTCGGAGGCGACCAACTCCAGGCGGAATCCCTCTTCAATCTTGAAGGTCTTCATCGCTTCCTCTGGGGAGAGGGGAGCGGGAGGGGGAAGGTTGAACTTGATTTCGACCTCAGCCGGACCGGCGTTCTTCGTGTGCAATGCCAGTGCTGGCAGGCCGATCAGGCCCAATGCGGCGATGGCGAGGGTGGATTTTTTCAGGGTGGTGGAGGGCATGGGGGGAATTTTAAACGTTTAAAATGGGCGGATTTCGCAAGCAACCTGCTGGAATTATTCATGGTGCCCGATGAAATCCGAGGCTGGAATGTTGCGGGTCAGGGAATGTAAAAGCTGGGGGGTGTTATTTTTGGCGGGTGTGTTTTTGTAACCTTTTGGCTTTAGATGGGAAATGAGGCTGGGGAAGAATGGGGATCGATAAGAAGGGATGGGGATGAAATTCATTTTTTCCCCATCTGGGGATT
Protein-coding regions in this window:
- a CDS encoding 3-keto-disaccharide hydrolase, producing the protein MITSRRHLILLATLGFTAFAQAAENPFMGRWALTLDGGRAGWLGVDEKEGVLSSSVLWGGGSVVPTQTTKLEGDSLLITRISKPKDKPDAPTTTETLTIKVSGDTLTGSTVKTKPDGKPFGQGSFTGKRIPAIPATPDLAKVKFGEPVTLFNGKDLTGWRLIKPDDLSGWSVEDGTLINRVVKEKDKHFGNLRTDAEFEDFNLKLEVRTQKNSNSGIYLRGIYEVQVAESYGKPLDPHNMGGLYSRITPSVAAEKPIGEWQTMDITLVDRHLTVILNGKNIIDNQPVLGCTGGALTSDEFKPGPLFLQGDHTNVDYRNIVLRPVVK
- a CDS encoding type II toxin-antitoxin system RelE/ParE family toxin, yielding MGCHLINPLAFPQASAGRRKAHVKRFPYSIFYRVHADRVRILSVRHDKRHPNYGTGRK
- the serA gene encoding phosphoglycerate dehydrogenase, encoding MAQQFKILIAGNNDPISSKGIDLLKAEPSFSVEVNMDLKAEDAMVEASRDAHAIIVRSGAKVTSKVLDAAPLLKVVGRAGVGVDNIDVPVASKRGVVVMNTPGGNTISTAEQAFTLMMALSRKTPQAHATIVSGKWDRKNFQGTEVYGKTLVVLGMGRIGAEFAKRAKAFGMRVVAYDPYLSKNRAESLGVELCEDLDAAIVQADYITMHMPLTPETKHMINAKRLASLKKSCRIINCARGGLIDDAALAEALTNGTIAGAALDVFEVEPPPADYPLLKAPNTVFTPHLGASTEEAQENVGIEIAEVIKAHLLQGTVVNAVNMPNVDPKTLADLGPFLKFGELLGRLLSQFAPARSNVVSINYSGKVGTGDTTLISRSVLKGFLERAVGAEQVNYINANGVAEGLGLRTTESRVPDASEFTDLIEVQASNGTETASIAGTFFAGEPRIVKVNGRHIETRPEGTLLLIENQDRPGMIAAYSTILGKHKINIADMSLSRNKEGGTALTLLTLDSTPSQAVIAELESIEGISRVHCVVV
- a CDS encoding PEP-CTERM sorting domain-containing protein, with product MVFSSQQNQPFAQPRKASKRALLAVFFCVLTCITGHAQTLNLISADITYSIQGDYTPSGSPAENINYGSTLNLLTQPNFEFSVSPWGGSMAVDFDFVGGSSTGFSFSFLGLSGFGIGNSASYDVSAATSFNYSILFELDSAALLDLGMSYTGYTNSMAYSPLSPGRDASVTFEYFGTNGWEVLASHDGTSYITQAVDFYQTVGPGTYRLSGTGLAHAGVLDANSSVNISPAPVPEPSALLLLGITGWLVVNRRSRSSKYHA
- a CDS encoding PVC-type heme-binding CxxCH protein; the encoded protein is MPSTTLKKSTLAIAALGLIGLPALALHTKNAGPAEVEIKFNLPPPAPLSPEEAMKTFKIEEGFRLELVASEPMIEAPIAISFDDQGRLYVVEMRGYMRDKEGSTEDEPTGRIKLLEDTDGDGKMDKDTVFLDELVMPRSVMAVNGGALVAVPPNLYFCKDTDSDGKADLKEIVATDFGTAGGQPEHMANTPVWAMDNAIWSAGYSSRFRLRGGVWQKDTGLGRGQYGLCQDDQGRLYFNYNSDFLRCDLLPTEAFSRNPLLRNATSVNAKVAIDQTVWPSHATPGVNRGYDAKTLRSDGTLTKATATCGALIYRGEAFPPAYYGNAFIPEPAANLIKRMIVTEKDGMVTANHAVKDREFLTSTDERFRPVQATNAPDGSVYIVDMYRGIIQHSSFLTHYLLANIDARKLAQPYDMGRIWRIVPDNDSPVKATKVPAETEDRIAMLSHANGWVRDTAQRLLVESADAKAAPALIELLQSASAKPLARLHALWTLDGLGALTPDVLRGLLKETDVSLKAAAVRLAGRDLAPELLALTSETDALIRAQLAIKLSSINLPDTDAALAKLLASGAGSNLLAREGAMTGLRGREDAFAKLVAELATNDNKASTSPVLELLGNLIAMANKAQPFENALTLAASLPKGSAAQAILVKGLSATTSGSSKSAVKAKMLWLDKEPESLAVLKKLLSTRSASHFASIDSRLAWEGKPGAPKPPKIVPLNEAQQARFEKGKVIYAGLCAACHQPHGYGLDGLAPPLVDSEWVLGKPEFATRIVLHGLAGPVRVSGRTWNLAMPPLPHLTDDDIASVVTYLRREWEHNASPVEPKDVTKLRAQYKDRVGMWTSEELNPPKKK
- a CDS encoding BPSS1187 family protein, whose amino-acid sequence is MKYLLLLPFLALSAHAAAPAFNDPNPQRYDITKRASEIDPEAKEHPEIGFVFADKKGAPQDIEHANVDTRVAPQGKLMIWLMGYNGTLFEKVNSYGIHAIQVHYANKWFGMIPDERRDDGKSLGNMRLEVTTGVDSSDLCAIPKPDSMMERSFQFVKYLAKENPQGKWEQFLNEKGDGLDWEKVIISGASHGATSSARFAKHQKVGRVVCFCGPRDQLDEWQGYPSATPENRYFGFSHVLDGGWSGDHYCRSWEMIGLHKFGPIVEVDGSAPPFANSRRLTTDFDVKGDAKRAHSSVTPGKAAAKGPNGEFLHEAVWHYLFNHPVDQAGTAVPQDEDCLKDQKK